In Symphalangus syndactylus isolate Jambi chromosome 9, NHGRI_mSymSyn1-v2.1_pri, whole genome shotgun sequence, the genomic stretch AGCTGGCCCACAAGTACAGACCAGAgacaaagcaagagaagaagCAGAGACTGTTGGCCGAGGCCGAGAAGAAAGCTGCTGGCAAAGGGGACGCCCCCACAAAGAGACCACCTGTCCTCCGAGCAGGAGTTAACACCGTCACCACATTGGTGCAGAACAAGAAAGCTCAGCTGGTGGAGATTGCACACGACGTGGATCCCATTGAGCTGGTTGTCTTCTTGCTTGCCCTGTGTCGTAGAATGGGGGTCCCTGACTGCATTATCAAGGGGAAGGCAAGACTGGGACGTCTAGTCCACAGGAAGACCTGCACCACTGTCGCCTTCACACAGGTGAACTCGGAAGACAAAGGCGCTTTGGCTAAGCTGGTGGAAGCTCTCAGGACCAATGACAACGACAGATACG encodes the following:
- the LOC129489153 gene encoding large ribosomal subunit protein eL8-like → MPKGKKAKVKKVAPAAAVVKKQEAKKVVNPLFEKRPKNFGIGQDIQPKRDLTRFVKWPCCIRLQRQRAILCKQLKVPAAINQFTQALDHQTATQLLKLAHKYRPETKQEKKQRLLAEAEKKAAGKGDAPTKRPPVLRAGVNTVTTLVQNKKAQLVEIAHDVDPIELVVFLLALCRRMGVPDCIIKGKARLGRLVHRKTCTTVAFTQVNSEDKGALAKLVEALRTNDNDRYDEIRRHWGGNVLGPKSVARIAKLEKAKAKEFATKLG